A DNA window from Trypanosoma brucei brucei TREU927 chromosome 11 chr11_scaffold01 genomic scaffold, whole genome shotgun sequence contains the following coding sequences:
- a CDS encoding isovaleryl-coA dehydrogenase, putative (similar to Isovaleryl-CoA dehydrogenase 2, mitochondrial precursor (EC 1.3.99.10)(IVD 2) (Fragment). (Swiss-Prot:Q9FS87) (Solanum tuberosum;)): MRSYRLASIRRHYTALVAPCGLRFFSPSTTVNLDYLLNPTPEHKMLRETVQRFAAERVETQAKQSDIDMHFNVDLLRELGDLGVLGVTIPEGDGGAGMDATAAVVIHHELSKVDPGFCLAYLAHSMLFVNNFYHASTAAQRERWLPKVLTGEHIGAMGMSEPGAGTDVLGMLTTATKESNGKYILNGGKTWVTNGTVADLVLVYAKVDGKITAFVVEKGASGFSVGKKIDKCGMRGSHMCQLFFDNVVLGEENLLGTEGKGLVAMMRNLEVERLTLAAMAVGIADRCVELMTCYANERKTFGKHIWNYGQIQRYIAETFAETEAAKSLTYAVSRSVAPGNCNRLGSDAVKLFAAPVAKRAADNAMQVMGGMGYARDMPVERLWRDAKLLEIGGGTLEAHHKNITKDLINSL, encoded by the coding sequence ATGCGCTCGTATCGTTTAGCGTCTATTAGACGACACTACACTGCGCTGGTAGCACCATGTGGTCTccgttttttctctccttcgaCGACCGTTAACTTGGATTATCTTTTAAACCCAACACCTGAACACAAGATGCTGCGTGAAACGGTTCAAAGATTCGCAGCGGAGCGGGTTGAAACGCAGGCAAAACAGAGCGATATTGACATGCATTTTAATGTTGATCTCCTACGCGAGTTGGGTGACCTTGGTGTACTCGGTGTAACCATTCCTGAGGGAGACGGTGGTGCTGGAATGGACGCCACGGCAGCGGTTGTTATCCACCACGAGCTTTCCAAAGTGGATCCAGGCTTTTGTCTCGCCTACTTGGCTCACTCGATGCTTTTTGTGAACAACTTCTATCATGCTTCCACAGCGGCACAACGGGAGCGGTGGCTCCCCAAAGTGCTTACAGGCGAGCACATAGGTGCAATGGGCATGTCGGAACCCGGTGCGGGTACAGATGTTCTTGGTATGCTGACCACTGcgacaaaagaaagtaaTGGAAAGTATATTCTTAACGGTGGCAAGACGTGGGTGACAAATGGTACCGTTGCTGACCTTGTTCTTGTGTATGCAAAGGTTGACGGCAAAATCACCGCGTTCGTTGTAGAGAAGGGTGCATCGGGGTTTTCTGTGGGGAAGAAGATTGACAAGTGCGGCATGCGTGGGTCTCACATGTGTCAACTTTTCTTCGATAATGTGGTGCTTGGAGAGGAGAATCTGCTCGGCACTGAAGGGAAAGGGCTTGTGGCAATGATGCGTAACCTGGAGGTTGAGCGTCTCACATTGGCCGCAATGGCGGTGGGTATTGCTGATCGTTGCGTGGAACTCATGACGTGTTATGCCAATGAGCGTAAGACGTTTGGTAAACACATTTGGAATTATGGACAGATTCAGCGCTACATTGCCGAGACGTTTGCAGAAACGGAGGCGGCCAAATCACTTACATATGCTGTAAGCAGGAGTGTGGCGCCAGGAAATTGCAACCGCCTGGGGAGCGATGCGGTAAAATTGTTTGCAGCGCCTGTTGCGAAGCGGGCGGCTGACAACGCCATGCAAGTTATGGGTGGTATGGGATATGCGCGTGATATGCCGGTGGAGCGGCTGTGGCGGGATGCGAAGTTGCTTGAGATCGGCGGCGGCACACTCGAGGCACATCACAAGAACATTACGAAAGATTTGATCAACAGTCTTTAA